The Anaeromusa acidaminophila DSM 3853 sequence AACAAAAGGCTCTTCTGGCTGCCACTGCTCCACACGAACTTTTTCTAAAGCCGTGCGGATGGATTCCGGCGATGCGTTTTCCACCCCAATATCGCCTGCCGCCTGAGCCTCTTCCTTCGGAATGAAGGCATGGCGCGCTTCCGGGAAATGGCTGCTAAGATAACGTCGAATTCGTTCTCCAGCACTGTCCGGGTCAGTCAAAATAATGACGCCCCGGTGCCGCATAGCTTGAGCAACCCGCTCCAACACACGCGGTCCTAAGCCAAATCCGCCGGTAGCAATACATTCGGCATCAACAGCACGTTTCACTGCCTGAATATCTTGTTTTCCTTCTACCACAATGACATCTTTCAGCATTCGATACATTACCTG is a genomic window containing:
- the rnmV gene encoding ribonuclease M5 is translated as MLKDVIVVEGKQDIQAVKRAVDAECIATGGFGLGPRVLERVAQAMRHRGVIILTDPDSAGERIRRYLSSHFPEARHAFIPKEEAQAAGDIGVENASPESIRTALEKVRVEQWQPEEPFVWSDMLQAGLTAHPEAAKRRALLGAALGIGYANAKTFFYRLNHYGITVEEFWAAVAAGEEPKSC